A part of Numenius arquata chromosome 16, bNumArq3.hap1.1, whole genome shotgun sequence genomic DNA contains:
- the LRRC74B gene encoding LOW QUALITY PROTEIN: leucine-rich repeat-containing protein 74B (The sequence of the model RefSeq protein was modified relative to this genomic sequence to represent the inferred CDS: inserted 2 bases in 2 codons; substituted 1 base at 1 genomic stop codon), whose translation MAAAAAAAAAAAAAAAGWDGADGASSGEEDTGSPAGESRYLAACWACGVTLACSLLRHRPGPALSLRHRGPGAKALSLMFDTSVLTLDLSDSWLQGEGAAAVAEMLKENCYISAVDLSDNKLGVEGAKAFSAALLENTTTVSLQLSGNXFDDHAAKYLADAIXSKVEILDLSYNIFGDKAGEILGMALAENTGFKELKISWNHFHSQGAAALAKGVGANIFLKXLDVSYDSFGDSGAAASGEGLKAKNVLEELNVRNNCISAEEALHVVAGLKENNTLKRLNVTRNPMQSKGCCAVLKALQANSGAGVEILDSPVGCSQDETQEGQRSPGP comes from the exons atggcggcggcggcggcggcggcggcggcggcggcggcggcggcggctgggtgGGACGGCGCGGACGGGGCGAGCTCGG GCGAGGAAGACACTGGCAGCCCAGCGGGAGAGAGCCGGTACCTGGCTGCGTGCTGGGCCTGTGGCGTGACTCTGGCCTGCAGCCTCCTGCGGCACAGACCGGGCCCTGCGCTCAGTCTGCGGCACCGAGGCCCC GGTGCCAAGGCTCTTTCCTTGATGTTCGATACCTCTGTCCTCACGTTAGACCTCAGCGACAGCTGGCTGCAGGGAGAAGGGGCGGCTGCAGTTGCGGAGATGCTGAAAGAAAACTGCTACATTT cagctgTTGATTTATCTGATAACAAGTTAGGTGTTGAAGGAGCTAAGGCCTTTTCTGCAGCGCTTCTAGAAAATACTACAACTGTGTCTCTCCAGCTCTCAGGAAATTAATTTGATGATCACGCAGCAAAATATTTAGCAGATGCCA ACAGCAAAGTGGAAATTCTGGATCTGAGTTACAACATATTTGGTGACAAAGCAG GTGAAATTCTTGGAATGGCACTAGCAGAAAACACTGGATTCAAGGAACTTAAAATCAGCTGGAACCATTTCCATAGCCAAGGGGCAGCTGCCTTGGCCAAAGGTGTGGGG GCAAACATATTCCTCA TGCTGGATGTTTCCTACGACAGCTTTGGCGACAGTGGAGCAGCTGCCTCGGGGGAGGGTCTTAAGGCCAAAAACGTGCTGGAAGAGCTCAACGTCAG AAACAACTGTATTTCAGCGGAAGAAGCTCTGCATGTTGTAGCTggcctgaaagaaaacaacactCTGAAAAGACTGAAT GTGACCAGGAATCCCATGCAGAGCAAAGGCTGCTGTGCGGTCCTCAAAGCTCTACAGGCAAATTCTGGCGCTGGTGTAGAGATCCTGGACTCGCCA
- the P2RX6 gene encoding P2X purinoceptor 6, giving the protein MAGAATGGPCDGLLDYKTAKFALTRNRRVGLLHRLLQLGVLGYLLGWVLLVRKGYQESDRAPRAAVVTKLKGAAAAAAAAAGGAGRRLWDATELGRPPQGETVLVLVTNFIATAEQAQGHCPESPSVLDATCTEDADCPVGNPVLRGHGIKTGKCVMFNTTHSTCEIYGWCPVENNTLPREPLLAEAENSTLFIKNTVHFTKFNFSKRNTLQTNDPTYFKSCTYDPFFNPLCPVFRVRDMVEAAGETFGDLALLGGSIGVRIEWDCDLDRPAAECQPRYSFSLQDRGYNFRTASYYWDSQRRLYRNLLKLYGIRFDISVHGQAGKFSVIPAAVSFGTGIAFFGAATVVCDLVLLYLDAKADFYWKEKFEEAKPPKGKTEPTA; this is encoded by the exons ATGGCGGGCGCGGCCACCGGCGGACCCTGCGACGGGCTCCTCGACTACAAGACGGCGAAGTTCGCGCTGACGCGGAACCGGCGGGTCGGGCTGTTGCACCGCCTGCTCCAGCTGGGCGTTCTGGGCTACCTCCTCGG GTGGGTGCTGCTGGTGCGGAAGGGCTACCAGGAGAGCGACCGCGCCCCCCGCGCCGCCGTGGTCACCAAGCTgaagggggcggcggcggcggcggcggcggcggcggggggcgcgggccgGCGGCTGTGGGACGCGACGGAGCTCGGCCGGCCCCCCCAG GGAGaaactgtgctggttttggtgaCCAACTTCATTGCCACAGCAGAGCAAGCCCAGGGCCACTGTCCCGAG AGCCCCTCTGTTCTGGACGCAACGTGCACAGAAGATGCAGACTGTCCCGTGGGAAATCCAGTGCTTCGTGGCCATG GGATAAAAACCGGGAAATGCGTGATGTTCAATACTACACATTCCACCTGTGAGATCTACGGCTGGTGTCCTGTGGAGAACAACACGCTGCCCAG GGAACCTCTTCTGGCTGAAGCGGAGAATTCCactctttttataaaaaatactgtCCACTTCACCAAATTTAACTTCTCCAA GCGCAATACTTTGCAAACCAATGACCCCACCTATTTCAAGAGCTGCACGTATGATCCATTTTTCAACCCTTTATGCCCTGTCTTCCGTGTGCGTGACATGGTGGAGGCAGCTGGAGAGACCTTTGGAGACCTCGCTCTGCTG ggGGGGAGCATTGGAGTTCGCATCGAGTGGGACTGCGACCTGGAccgccccgctgccgagtgccagccaCGGTACTCCTTCAGCCTGCAGGACAGGGGGTACAATTTCAG AACTGCCTCCTACTATTGGGACTCCCAGCGACGGCTCTACCGGAACCTGCTGAAGCTCTATGGCATCCGCTTCGACATCTCCGTGCACGGCCAG GCTGGAAAGTTCAGCGTCATTCCTGCTGCCGTGAGCTTCGGCACCGGCATCGCGTTCTTTGGTGCC GCCACGGTGGTCTGTGACCTGGTCCTGCTCTACCTGGATGCGAAGGCTGACTTCTATTGGAAGGAGAAGTTCGAGGAG GCAAAACCCCCTAAAGGTAAGACCGAGCCCACAGCTTAG